In Fusarium fujikuroi IMI 58289 draft genome, chromosome FFUJ_chr08, one genomic interval encodes:
- a CDS encoding related to lysophospholipase gives MGSLHLNSIQVPPAQGQTHSHTVVFLHGRGDNAANFCSSLQYSRDSQGRTLADAFPSFRWVFPQAPKRKCASSPDVWNQWFDVWNVRNLAENEDLQAEGLKEVVPKIRDILAKEANELNGRWDKVILMGISMGSATSVHTLFNLDIPTPDQKLGAFIGFSGRCPFAGRSLDEMRKTLQLDSSLTHSDVLKNTPMLLEHCVDDPLVLVDWGRRQCEILKGLGANVTWREYGSGGHWFNSPQGMDDAIEFLKAVL, from the coding sequence atgggatctcttcatctcaacagcatccaaGTGCCGCCAGCCCAAGGCCAAACGCACTCTCACACCGTCGTGTTCCTGCACGGTCGCGGCGATAACGCTGCCAACTTCTGTAGCTCGCTGCAATACTCGCGCGACTCCCAAGGCCGCACACTCGCCGAcgctttcccttcttttcgATGGGTATTTCCTCAAGCACCAAAGAGAAAATGCGCCAGCTCACCCGACGTATGGAACCAGTGGTTCGATGTCTGGAACGTGAGGAATTTGGCGGAAAATGAAGATCTCCAGGCAGAAGGGCTCAAAGAAGTCGTGCCCAAGATTCGCGATATTCTGGCCAAAGAAGCAAATGAATTGAACGGGAGGTGGGATAAGGTCATTTTGATGGGCATCAGCATGGGCTCTGCGACAAGCGTGCACACTTTattcaacctcgacatcCCGACCCCGGACCAAAAATTGGGCGCCTTTATTGGCTTTAGCGGTCGTTGCCCGTTTGCCGGGCGATCACTCGATGAGATGCGCAAGACACTTCAACTAGATTCCTCCCTGACGCACAGTGACGTTCTCAAGAACACGCCTATGCTCTTGGAACATTGCGTTGATGAtccgttggtgttggtggatTGGGGCAGGAGGCAGTGTGAGATTTTGAAAGGTCTTGGAGCGAATGTGACTTGGAGGGAGTATGGGAGCGGAGGACACTGGTTCAATTCACCTCAGGGCATGGATGATGCGATAGAGTTTTTAAAGGCTGTTCTTTAG